The region gagacaatttacacatttaaaaattatctgtacattgtaacatccggtttcttctcacaagataaagtcgagaagatttgtctaatatcgtgggggcgtttttaataaaacaattgttggatatgagatgattatagccaactcggcgctatgcgcctcgttggctatctatcatctcaactccaacgcgcgctcgtggaataattgctAAATATTGTACATCTAGTAATCAGAGGGGATTATGCAAATTCGCTGCTGAATGGAAAGAAAGCGCTCATTCCAAATCGTGCTCAAAGCTAAAAATGACCAGTTTCCATGCATTCGCTTTTTCCTTCGCAAAAAAGGAACAGTTTCCGCTTATTGGCAATTACAGCAATTATAAAATAGCCCCCTTTAAAATATATTGAAGATGAGAGAGTCTGGGTTCTAGTCTTACCTACAGACATCTCACAAGGACAAATTCAATAGCATAGGGGCTATGTGTTATGGCTCGAGGCGTAGTACAAAAATAGGCGCTGCGCACGAATAGATCCTTGCCGCTAATTGTGATCTATTGGACGAAGCGGACTAAACAGAAAGGGAAATTGTAGAAATTGTCTTTGCGAACAAGGCAAATCAAACCCCTCATTTTAAGATTTAATAGCGTATAAACAAGAACTGTTTAGTTTACTTGTTAATTATGATTGATCCTCTCATCTTGTCAGATCAACTTCAAAgggttattttgtttttattcttttaggCAGTGATCACAGCAATGCAAAGATTGAGATCACACCTTGGCCTTTCATTGCATACGAACACATCCTTAACTTCACGTTTTCGATAACTCCTGGTATGAAAATAGATCCCTAATGCAACGTAGATATTTTGTGGTAGATGTAGATGGAGCAGGTGTGAGTTGCCTCCAAGtgccggttgctcgaagcatggttatcGCTAACAATTGGTTAGAAGTAACGAATCCTATAAGTTTCAGTCTATGGTTGTTAACGCTGGTTAACGCTGACCGttcttcgagcaactcgggcctgAATTTCAGGGATTAGAAATATTTCGCACTTATGAAACTGTTTTCGACGTTATGTTCAGCTGTCTTTTGCCTTTCTCATTTCTCACAGCGGTAAACATATTTGACATAATAGCAGCCATTGAAATAAGCAAGTTACCAGGTGGCCAAATATTGTTCAAAAACAGGAGAGATATATGCAACAACCTGGATGATAAGTGCACCATGTTGGCGGGAGGTTAGTATCATCCAGATAACCAAGTAATGGATCCCATTACCAGACATGCGCAGCTCCATGTAAAGTgagttcaaatgaaaatagagaaaaagcTTAACTTATATCTCTGGGCGGGCACGAAATACTAGCGACCAAGTTAAGTTCGACTCTGCTGCCATTGCTTCCTCTTTCGAGCCTGGGGCCTGTTTGttgaaagtcccgagaacttttcaggcccgaaaagccagttgtcaaactgcgatccaattgtttaaaaaagctgttctttcaacatgtttttaaATGTAGCTAGATGTAATTGAAGTTAATCTCGAGCCAATGTGTCGAGCGGTCTCTATGGTGTATGGGGTAGCCGCAGGGGCTTGCCTCGACATCTGCTCATGCGAGCTTTAGGCTCCATATTTGCGGTCGCCTGCTGCGCTAACCTTAGTGATCACTACCTTGAACGGATCACTGCTTTGGCCACCTTATTTGCAATTTGCTTGGTCAGTTGAGCTTTGcggatcactgctttggtcgCTTTTTTTTGCCAATTCAGCGTGTAGCCTTCCCACCCCTCATAGAAAATGGTTCATGGTAGGTATAGCCATTGCAGAGATATAAAGAGAATTGTGGCACCCTAAATAAGTCCGAAAAGTTCCAGAACTTTTGAGACACAGGTCCCGGGGAACGGAAAATATTCGTGCTAATCTCGAGGAAGTATTTTCAATCGGCGACTGAAACCAGGTTTCTGCGCATGTGCGAATAAGAACATCCACACTTGTCACCTTCCTTTAAACCGCTGGTCACTGCGACTCAGTTGTACTCggttgaattttttatttacccTTACATGGTGGATAGAGAAATAGCGGTTAAACCTCGAATGCATCTAAACTTCAAACAGAGAGAGAATTataacctcgttcccaggaatCTCCCTTAGCTTTTGGGCTGGGAGGGGAGATGTCCTGGAAACGCGGTTGAGTGAAAAAATGTAAGTACACCATCTGCCTCTGTTTTAAAGCAGTCTAATTGCCATGTCTTTGTTATAAATGTAAGCTTTCCAAGATACAATGAGAGCGCCGTTTACCAATATGGTGGCCACGACGTCACGTGATAACtgaatttgttttaaagtgctactatgatcaaatttttacatcttaattttttaggtgtatcgcatagaattctatgaaagaatgaaaacgccgtttactatttgcaaatacctgcattagttccggagatattcaagtttgaaaaatgtgtaaattatgcaaatgagatgactgatgatgtcatactcTCAACCCAATAATACATCATTTGTTTAAATAGAGTTATCATGGCCAATTTGCAgtgcagatcattgaaacttggcaggctaatagttctatagaaaacacacctaaggctataaaacattttgttgccatggcaattcactcttttccagtccccacccacttgatttcaatatgtaagttattttcagctcgaaaacgTTATATGAGGCGAGaaactcaagctaacatatttatatgcttgttgggTCATGAATATctggcaccatttgcaaatatgaaaattgaatgcagagggtggccagaaatacctttaatgttggggaggtctggaacccagtatgttgccatagGAATACAACTGTTAAGCCCAAATTGTAGggcacatttagtagaatcttattgcaaagaatgaaacatttctgatacaaattggctgagatatcgtttttcatcatatttgatcaaaacttggttgagtatatgacctCATCACtgggctaatttgcatattttaaaaacttgaatatctctggaacaaaaagagatatttgaaaatagtaaacagcatttttcttctcatgcaggctacttgtttatgtcttaaaatggcttcaatagaaaagagatgattttcgtcatagtagcactttaaatcTTTGTAAACTAACAATATTTTACTTATGTTAACTCTGACGAATGTCTAATCGCctcgaaaaaaaagctctGAGATGAATTTTTCCTGTTTCCTCTTTCTTAGAAACGTACGTGTTCAGGGGTGCTTATGTCCTGCATGATTTCCTGCCTGGATTATCGGTAAATGTTATCAGCgcattcttcttctttttcctagTTAAAAAGTGATAAATTGCTATTCAGAGGGTCAAGTACAGTGCCATACATTTATTTGAGGGCCTTAGTCATATGGTTTGAATCTGAAACCCCGACCTACAGGGTAGAGGTCGGAATACATCATCGACTGAGCTAAAAGGACTCACGTAACAAATCAGCGAGTAGTAAAAATCTTATCTCGGAGCAAATTATCATAAATGATTCCTGGTTGATTGAAGTACTTAAAAAGATGAAAGCCTGAGAAAGAGGTATAATGCAGTGATCGAGCAAAAAGAACTAAACCTTTCTAACCACAGTCTACTCAGTAGtagaattttgtatttttaacgCGGCCCTATTTCAGTCATTAAGTCTCAGCGGAAACGCCAGCACTTGACTTTTGTGGGAGACAGGAGGTTTTTTGGTTACTCATTTGTCATGCTTACattatattgttttgttgttgtttacgCTTTAACATCAGATGACGATAAGAGGGACAGTAAAAGGGTACAACGAAGACCTATACGAATTTCTTTGCGTGGAAGCGGTCGCTGTAAAGAGTTAAATAAATCTCTGTTAAACATGAATCGTCTGCTCATTTTCAACTCCTTCTCGGCTCGTTCTGCTTGAAGTAAAAGTTTCACCgtagttttgctgtttttggaTCCTGACTGTTTGGAAAACGAAACTTGGTACTTGGGGCGTACGGTTGGCTCACTGGGCCGGCATTGTTTTCGCCGAATGGTGATCATTGTTAAGCCTTACTGGATGGGTGGCCATCTAGAGATACCATTGCCGTATGCTTTAAAGTTCACTCAGCTTTCCCTCCATTCGTGGTGGGTAAAATGAGTACCAGTATTACTGGGGACAAGTTGTGCATGCAACCCACCCCTGCCGTGAGTTGCGGTAGATGCCGTAAGTTACGGTAGAAGCTATAGAAAAAGGAGGCCTTCGGGTTGCCTTCGACTTCGGTAGGCCTCTTGTCTGTTGTTTGTTAGTACTTGAATGAAAAGTAAGAACATTCCTTGTGGAACTTAAGCAGAGAATAATATATGGGCGGATGGAgaaatggaatttctcttcgagtgttcaatTTGATATCTCGCGAGtaagcgcagcgaacgagtcgTGAGATATCGATTTGAACAAGCAtccaaacttgaaaacgttggccaattttttttaagttcctGTCCTATTCCATTCTCGTTATCTTGAGCTATTTTTACAACGATTAAATCCAGTTTACTTTAATttcttgtaaaagaaaatttaacgTTAGCTTTTATTTCCAGCTGATTTTTAATCGTACTGGAGTTTCATTCAAATATTGTGACTCTGCCCTTTAAGAAGGAGTCTGGACCGAGTTGTTCGAAGCAGAGTTGGGGCAAAACCGGGTTAAATATCGTGGTAATCTAGAGGTTTTGATTCCTTTATCCCATCTGTAAAATGTGCAACGACCACACTGCACCTACATGAATCGGCCTGGTGTGTCTCTTTGCCATTTAGAACTCTTAAAATTTCAGTCAGTTGTTCCTTGACCCTGATAAGACCCCTTcacaaaaatagttttttattaaaagagagaaaacaagGAGACACAACGTCGGCATCTTCAGTGACTTTGGACGAAACCCCCCAAACCGCAATAAGATTAAACTATCCTGAGAGTGTGAAAACGAGCCACCCAAACACTCACAAAAATTGATCCTAACTCCTTTAGACAAAAGAATCAGACATAATCTGCCTAGCTAGACGGAACAAGGAAAACGCTTCAAACATCATGGAGAAACAGTCAAACACGACAAAATTTTAAGGATGAACAGCCAGAAATACGAACAAAGGTTAAGAAAATCTCCTGCCACGAGTAAATTGTACTAGTTCACTCTTTTCTAagggactttttttttcattcttttctggAACTGAATGACACCTGAAATCTGGCAAACATCCAAAATCCACTACACTTAATGACGCAAGTCTTGGATGCGACAGCTAATGATAACTTTTATTAACATTCACTTAgatttattcaagtttttgaATTAGAGACAATGGTTTTCAGTGACTACCACAATGGACAGATATACAAAGCTATTTGTATTTTAGCaccaaaaaaatgattaaacaatttaaaattgtttccccTTCCAGTAATAAACATTTATCAAATCACATCTCGTGAAGTATacttttacaataataaaacgaaatgaaaataaaacttgaGGCTGGTTTTCCCATGAACCCATCCTTCTGCACTACAGAGAGGAGCACTACTGAATTAGTGTAAACTTCCATACGTAGTATTTGAGATCCAGAGCGCTTTTTCGTCAGGCTTGTCCGAAGAGGAAAGCCACAGGTCTTTGAACCAGCGtaaaatcttcattttcaaagaTCGAATCCCTTGCCAGATGACATGTAGACCTTGCATCAAACATGCAGAAACTGTTACCCAAACGAATTTGCAGTGAGCAATTCCTTTGCCTGAGATAAGAACAATATTAGTTTGA is a window of Acropora palmata chromosome 4, jaAcrPala1.3, whole genome shotgun sequence DNA encoding:
- the LOC141878995 gene encoding uncharacterized protein LOC141878995, with translation MVCYWLYAIIVCLKVIAFLHVSLVDAKVHPKGMEFKSWKFCGSDHSNAKIEITPWPFIAYEHILNFTFSITPAVNIFDIIAAIEISKLPGGQILFKNRRDICNNLDDKCTMLAGETYVFRGAYVLHDFLPGLSMTIRGTVKGYNEDLYEFLCVEAVAVKS